In Ictalurus punctatus breed USDA103 unplaced genomic scaffold, Coco_2.0 Super-Scaffold_100074, whole genome shotgun sequence, the sequence accaaaattaagaatgggtgggaaatggagttaggagtacagataagtgaggagtgttgggaacgtgctataggtAGGATACAGTAGATACGAGcacttcctgtgctcgtcttggactcatACAATTCAaggttttacacagagtccatttattttatcaccctttattctttctttctttcttcttcttcttcttcttcttattattattattgtagtattcatattagcataagattaggaagtgatttctaaaaactctcagtcacaccttcatgctaactctgtacatgatgtcaatggttcactgctcctctctctccatagatACTTACAGGGACCCTTGACTTTAAgcctttttattgcaaaagcagctgctacaataataattatgtgcagatggaaaaaagtattaggctaagcaaatcttctgagtttttttctagcagtttttgacatgtacatgtatttcatcagcgctgctacgagcttattttttccccataacactaatatagccttattctctgtttactcagcaagactataactttattctCACGTACTCTCCTTaatttcagtcacttcctcactgaaacctataatcagaataactccaaagctcaggACCCAAGTCTCtactctaaatcatgtgtctagaacacaggctctgaactcttatctaacacatttggtgtgTTATCTGCTCTAAATCACCCACCTCAGCTCatgcaggccgcttaattagctgatgacttgaatcaggtgagtttggtgcaggttctaattgaacatcctcaggagtgtaagGAAGCCGCcctctaatatctttcttaccagttcaactccaacttcatcaccaccccaagaaagcactgcatgttagtagtgttcagggtcagtatctaaactgatagtctATTCACACGCACTAGCACTACtacacttcacatccagtatttccttctctaatgtagtgggttcataataaaactgccatatttaatcatgagcaccaaaagtcatgtttattctcGTCACTGCTCCTATGTAGCTTAATATATTCCGTAGGAGGCCTCGACTATTTCACttgagaatatccacaaatagggaagaagattacagagataaatgtaatgtatacattattacattaaaacaacgattatcaagggagagaaagaaagtgagttctagacctctgacctgtacacgtcatcaaagatcttatggttcactgctccaatttaactgtgtgtgtgtgttagggatgcaccgatggcgataccagtactcaggtgtcggcccgatactgtgttcatgtactcgtacttgtaaaactaccccgatacaaccgcaccgacaccactttatgacaacgtgacatagcctaacctctcgtcaCTTGAGCAGGTGGTCggaagaggagcaatgtcagcaaatcgtcacacgcacgtaacgcgacaccgctagctttagcctcagagtcaccgacactgactttcttcagtttactatCTGTCAGCGttatcttttattcccaacatgacctcagtctccatcagacggaggagaaatcatcacgtgactgaggaagaaagtgtgcgtcCTCTAAGTCAGGGATTAAACACTGCCGAGAaagtttataaactttataaagtggagtttgtggagcatggaagcatgacagtgatgcggtCGCAAGCTGCTCAAaagttttagtttaatttaagtttgtcattatatgctgtatctgcacgcttgcagtgtaaattctgtcagaAGTGATGTGTTAATAACGAGGCCAcattgctggtcacgcgcggtgtagacgcgctgatacagagtgtagcgtgagtaagatctgtaatgtctcaatcaaacattatgatcaaaagtaaacaagtaaaataatgtctaaagacacctaggaacagaaaccacaaggtgcagtgaaagtgagtttttattattcatttaggactggagtttaattctgtgctttttgtgcatccataaaaaataatgccatctatctaactatttataaatgtttatatatatctatcttatttagtttacatttatattatagaagtacttgtgcattattttttttatggattcacaaaaagcaccaaattaaactacagtcctaaattaattataatatatatatatatatatatatatatatatatatatatatatatatatatatatatatgtgtgtgtgtgtgtgtgtgtgtgtgtgttgggttcttttctgttttggacaaacatttgtgtaaagttttagtctgaatttatatttgtaacactcagtttgtggattttattttaaataaacaaaaaaaggcactgaaagtttgctgTGCCCCCATCAGAATAATCGACCAAttaatcgattgtgaaaataatcgttagttgcagctctaataataagctgtatcatgaaatagattttttttaaaaataaaaaaacaccttaattattttcaaaacagagttgtctttgagaagaagaatggagtgtaatatagtgtgaatcataaaaattctatttcatttctatttgtttacagaaagacttcagcaataaaagcagcattttgctgtagttgttaaggggccgtttacaccacaacgttttcaaataaaaaccgaaaacttttgatgcggtttggctgttcgtttccatgacgacggcgtttcggggcctgaaaactttggaaaacgggtttcaaggggcaagtttttgaaaacgatgccgttatcatctccggtaaatcatgtaaattattatcctgaaaaaccacagctcctccgtttacttgtatttgtttacagcgcggtcattccctcatcaatatggcggacatgttgacgtgaatgcttacgtgcgcatgcgcgtagtatttctttacaaagtcacctcgccagctacacacacacacacacacattttgtcctttttgtgtttatttcttgagaaatagaagagagaagctcgaatgtgcagtgaatgtccaatataaacccaactttacctcagtttcagtttatacattaaaaacattacagaaatataaagttattttagctgctaaatgacttagccacttttacactctgttgtttattttagttgctataagcagggagcaaacaatggattttaggataaagtaaggttatacttaaatagtgccgctaaaacagaattacaaatcgctcctcatgagttaaatagtgcactacataagGTGTAGAccgtcattatttcatccctaatgtagCGCACTTAAACCGGAAGTGACATcaatttgggattcggccacacagcgtccgtttaacttacctcgggtttaaaaacagaacggagttttaattcctcaaacacagacaaaataaccagctttCATGTTTAAACTGCatcaaatctaactgtaaaactgtcagaaataaattaatttggAGATGACTAGttcggtgtaataactcaactgatcaggagatacccgctgcagctttttcttcttctgatttCTACTGGTCGGAGACGCAGCTGTTAGGCGCGTTACCGCCACCGCGTGGACTGAAGGATATAGTTCCAGGTTGGAGGAGGTCTATCCTAACAAACTTACACCAGTAATTTccactcatggttttattagatcctatttattattccagtggagtttatgacttcttcatgaatgccagcagtgagtcgttcactgtgtcttacccagatatactgagtaaactactgagtcaccacaacctcaatcgctaaatgtttaacagcaccaaagctttcaattctggtgactttgggagtatttatttatttatttatttatttatttatatgatcatataatgaaacaaacattaacatacgcatgtgctgcacaacatttcattggtttaattttacattttaatatactgtaatgcgctttgctaaattttgctacgtaaacttttttaggtattaaaactggttactgtttgattgatgacaaactccatatttttataccttggagctctgtgttaccatggtaatttataaacaattactaacaacattaacttcattaatgcaagtttacattttatttgatacttggCCATTGTTATGTcctcagttgtatttctgtttgtactatgtTCCATTCATGTGTCTATGTCGGGGGAGGCATGGGTGTCTTGTTTCCTCCTCTTTTAAGCCCAGTCCACTGCAAGCCGTCATGTTCCGGCTTGCCATTGGACGATCACATCTCGTACACGCCTGCTCCCGCCTCGTGTTTTGGGATGAGTTGGTTTGTACATTTCTGGatgtgtacttaagcctcgtcagtctccatccctgGGGCAGATCGGTTCTgttgctttgtacagcagatatttggttacgtgtgttgatttctcctgtgtatgaccttctccctgttcttgactttgtttctgctctgcccctttaagtttaatgattcagctcccaaactgctggaaatgtgggacgggttctaactcttcaccaagactgctttatcctggagaagaggtttgaggtgagactcctgtcatacgccgtcctggtgagtttattatacttaatgctgtaagacagacaagaacatcagtgtaaacacacaacatcagcataaacacacacaaacacacacacacacattattcagtatgacacagtagagtaaagagacagtaagtcagtaactcactgtagtgtctccaggttacagtgtggatccttcagtagatcagagagcagcttctctCCTGATTTTCCTGGATTATTACCgttcagatccagttctctcaggtgtgatgaggagtttgacctcagagtaaaagccagagcagcacaaccttcatctgtaatagTGCAGtcacacatcctgcaagaaagaaaaccttctcacacttaacacactcagttttagctctgaaaacatcaactacacaaaatctttatatacacaacatttactctccatctcacacacacaacaatgacaatatatcacatcactacaattacaatcaccaccgagggaaactgtgtgtgtgtgtgtgtgtgtgtgtgtgtgtgtgtgtgtgtgtgtgtgtgtgtgtatgtacctcagtatctccagtgtgagtgtgtgtgagtgcgtgtgtacttcagtatctccagtgtacagtgtgtgtgtgtgtgtgtgtgtgtgtgtgagtacctcagtatctccagtgtacagtgtgtgtgtgtgtgtgtgtgtgtatgtgtacctcagtatctcctgtgtgtgtgtgtacctcagtgtgtgtgtgtgagtgagtacctcagtatctccagtgtacagagtgagtgagtgtgagtgtgagtgtgtgtgtgtgtgtgtctcagtatctccagtgtacagtgtggattctccagtccagcagagagcagcttcactcctgaatcctgcaggttactgacactcaggttcagttctctcggtctggaggagtttgatctgagaactgaggacagaactctacagctttcctgtGTCAGATTACACccacacagcctggaagagaaatgatgaagtgttagatttatttatccGATTGTGAAATGAGGAGTTTCCATCAGGtgggaaataaagtgtttacctgAACACAAGGTACTAATGCcaggataaaaatataaaattaacagtctgtgtataaacaataaactagtATTGTcatgttattaaagtaaatgtgtgtgtaatgtacactGATCTACACGCTGTAGAAATACATGTACTTTGTTCTGATGtgagaagtgaatgaatgtttatgaatttattcaaaAAGTGTGTGTAGGAGCGTTTCCACAGGAACTCTTTAATGTGTAAAGTTAATTACACAACTAACTACAGTAAGATTCACAACATATCAGTCGCTCAGCCGAAACGAGGAGCTTGTCATAAAAGTCGGTTTGCAGAAAAACGGCAGTATAGATGAAAATCTCGATTAGCGGCAGtttagtttataatataaactataatataagCTGAGACTTATTACTGTTGCTCGGATCAATATGGCGGCGACGCTGACCTGCGATCCAGCGGCCAATGCGGAGTCTATGTCTGTCTATGAACACAACAGCCATGAATCACAGTGGAGTGACATCAACTCCCCTCTTCGATTGATTGGCTAGAGGAGGAGCTGTAGTGGACCAATGGTGACGCTAAACCCCACCCTGATTTACATGAAACTCCAACTACAACATTTGGAAAAGCGAGCGGAGACTGTGGAAACAAGCGCGAAGGGAAAATCAGCATAAGcgttcagaaaaagaaaacatgagcagAAAATGTCAGCGAGCACAAAAACACAGTAATATCACCAAGGAAACATGATTTTGTGTGATTCAGAAGACTTTGAATTCATGGCTCAGTTTTGTGTGATATAATTTCacgtgtttttaaatgtttgaatcacaattattatttttcgatCCGTGACCGCAAAACTTTTGATGGAAAATTAATCCCATACTTTTGGACTCAGACTTGGGCTTGTGCTCCAAAAATCCCTGAAATCATTTCACACCAGACTGCTGTGTGAACGCaggtcaatacaaagcaggatttacTAAATACTTTATTCTCAAGAACGGATCAGTACCAACTGTtcgtgatccagcttcatatccagaagacgtaagtatcgcactttatattttgtgagtGTTTGTAAATCACCTTTCCGAATgagcttgttagcagattccacgGCTAATGTAGTACCCGAAACAGGAGCTGTTCTCTtccggaaagggggcggggcacagcagctcatttgcatttaaagagacacacacaggaaaacagCGTGTTTTTGATTCCTTTGCATTGTGAAGCactttgagctgcattttatgtatgaaaagtgctatataaataaagttattattattataatctgtgtgtgtgtgtgtacctcagtatctccagtgtacagtgagtgtgagtgtgtacctcagtatctccagtgtacagtgtgtgtgtgtacctcagtatctccagtgtacagagtgtgtgtgtgtgtgtgtgtgtgtgtacctcagtatctccagtgtacagtgtggattctccagtccagcagagagcagcttcactcctgaatcctgcaggttattgtcactcaggtctagttctctcagtctggagtttgatctgagaactgaggacagaactctacagctttcctctgtcagatcacaccaacacagcctggaagagaaatgatgaaatatcagaacactgacctcaaacacacacacagccataacacacttactctttatcatgtaacagaaatgtgagtgtgtttctctcacacacacaaatcagaggacaggacaccacatcaccattattattattattattattattattattattattactattattattattgaaatgaaatcagaagggtttttgtttgaataatggaaaccatttttaagagaattacatgttaaaaaaaataaaaaatctgtgtgtgtgagtgagagagtgtgtgtgagtgagtgtgtgtgtaagtgtgtgtgtgtggagtaagtTGACGAGTTagtttgctaactggaaatccgtctcacacagtgcatgcattatttatttgtttgtttgtttgtttgtttgtttatggtaaatattcacacattttttgttaggGATTAAAGTTATAAACAGGACGTATCCCTTGCTCTGCACAGAGGGATAATTATGATgtttttgctaactggaaatccgtcctcgaggacaatcctctttcatcctgtaaactaatcccacaccagatccaatctaaagagaaagtctgatcggtccaaaccaaacaaggtcggtgtgaaagtgaaaaagcacagaagagttttaatcaagttctattgtaagtgtgtagtgagctagaaGACATGTATGTGTTACtgaacatcaggtgtttttctgtATCTCTGTATATCCTGTGTAAACTGAGTTAGAAGAaccatgtgtgttttgtctaaagcagctttattctggcaataaatgagcaattagacattcaccagaactgtgtttccaatcaaagccctttaagcttcaatactagtgtcacaataacagatcagacttccaggatgaagtgtaccaggctgggactaaagcCAGAAGGTCATTAAGGTATAAGGGGGAAATTTGGGACAGGGTAAAAATTATGTACCCtgtataatagtgccaaatgtcctggcatgttgaattacataaccTGAACAAAAACTTATcgcaataacaatacttgaatttttctgcccagcaatttgacacaaatcgGATAAAAAAACACCGCAATATCagtgcttgaattagtttcctctgcaattcatcCTCACAAATTCAAGCTGAAAAAATCCGGGTCTTCAAATTCGGGTCTTCACATCCAggtctcacaggaagagcaGTGGATTGCCAATAGTATTATTACACGCTGCTCAGAACCGGCCCAACGCGTTGGTGGTTGTGGTGTGGATTGTACTTCCATACCGATAGTGAAACAGAAGATGAAGATATTACACTATCGGCATTCCATAAGATATTATACTATCGGCAATCCACtgctcttcctgtgagacccggATGTGAAGACCTGAATTTGAAGGCCTGAATTTTTGCAGCTTGAATTTGTGAGGATGAATTGCAGACGAAACTAATTCAAGATATTGAATTAGatactgcttcagaaaagtatataaagacatgtttgtgtgtgtataattcagactttctgcagactgtctcactttgttgtttcaataaagtttgatgacctttggcatctacaaaccctctgtctctgaagtgtttaacttaggttggaaagattgttttccacgacacTCTCATGTGTGTTCCTCAGTGGAGATTGGGTGGTGTGATACTCTGATACACATCATAggaccagaaaatagaataatcaatcatgtctattgatagatattttcctatatcctcTAGAACACCAATGTCACATgttgtattcatattgttcccatggtgacagagttctgtttttcttcttctcgtttgtgaagttctgttcaatgtcactttcaaatgaaaggagaaaagaaaaagtgcctttcactggtgtttagttcacaaaatgatcaaaaagcagtgatgaatacatgcagttattctgtagagatcatttcttcatcagttttagagaaaaggtaataaatggtgatagAAGGTTTTGTCCACATGGCCCCACCCTCAGTGCAAACGTaacgtgttggtgtaaaaagtgaaactcttctgtaacagtaccagaggtttgtttaaagatgattagagtaattattaaccagcCTTTAATCCAAActgtgcagttcagtgttacattaaaataataaaccatgcagtaatacatttataaataaaaatactcacacagctcttctggaggctttgaccactggcagcagcttcagaagacattcctctgatggGTAATATTTACTCAAATCAAATacatccagctcctgatctgagttcagtaacacaaacaccagagctgaccactgagcaggagagagtctggttccCCTGAGACGACTGAGacctcctctgttcaggtaagtctgtacttcctgcactagagaatgatcattcagttcattcagacagtggaacagattgatggatttctctggagatggattctccctgatcttctccttgatgtactcgactgtttcctgtttgctgtgagagctgcttcctgtctgtggcATTAACCCTCGTAAGAGActctgattggactccagtgagagaccccgAAGGAAGtggaggaacaggtccaggtgtccgttctcactctgtaaggccttgtccactgcactctTGAGGAGATCAGACATGACATGAGATCTCAGACATGAGATCTTCTGACTTGGTGAGAAGA encodes:
- the LOC128630944 gene encoding ribonuclease inhibitor-like, encoding MPQTGSSSHSKQETVEYIKEKIRENPSPEKSINLFHCLNELNDHSLVQEVQTYLNRGGLSRLRGTRLSPAQWSALVFVLLNSDQELDVFDLSKYYPSEECLLKLLPVVKASRRAVLCWCDLTEESCRVLSSVLRSNSRLRELDLSDNNLQDSGVKLLSAGLENPHCTLEILRLCGCNLTQESCRVLSSVLRSNSSRPRELNLSVSNLQDSGVKLLSAGLENPHCTLEILRHTHTHTHTHTHSLCTLEILRYSLTHTH